A genome region from Alteripontixanthobacter maritimus includes the following:
- a CDS encoding serine hydrolase domain-containing protein — translation MRCALSPIVRFTRPPAFVAAALCGGLLLAGCGEAPAGPPPLTAAALAAVTDTPGAPKDRLAREVDDLFRDTEGLGETRALLVMHAGEIAAERYAPGYDADTRHISWSMAKTVTAVIIGMLVADGRLRLDDSPPIARWQRPGDPRGEITLRQLLQMRSGLRHTEAGDPPYDSAEVRMLFLDGRDDMADWAEAQPLEAEPGRQFEYSSNTTVILAKIAANVLTRSDDPDTRREAVDTFLKTRLFGPLGMDSMVVEYDAAGTMIGGSLMHATARDWAKFGEFLRHGGSVRGSQLVPRKWMDFMRSPSPRAQFYGAQTWLNRESGIDRDPDKPDRGPDTLFSAIGHMGQYVMVSPRQKLTLVRLGHSGQDVRFAMVDELMDIVELYPER, via the coding sequence ATGCGCTGTGCCCTCTCCCCTATCGTCCGATTTACCCGCCCGCCAGCCTTTGTGGCGGCTGCTTTGTGCGGCGGTCTGCTGCTGGCCGGGTGCGGCGAGGCCCCGGCCGGTCCGCCGCCCCTTACCGCGGCGGCCCTGGCAGCGGTTACCGACACGCCCGGCGCGCCGAAAGACCGGCTGGCGCGCGAGGTCGACGATCTGTTCCGCGACACCGAAGGTCTGGGCGAAACCCGCGCGCTGCTGGTGATGCATGCGGGCGAGATCGCGGCCGAACGCTATGCCCCGGGCTATGACGCGGACACGCGGCATATCTCCTGGTCGATGGCCAAAACGGTAACTGCAGTGATAATCGGGATGCTGGTGGCCGACGGACGCCTGCGGCTGGATGATTCGCCGCCGATCGCGCGCTGGCAAAGGCCGGGCGATCCGCGCGGCGAGATTACCTTGCGCCAACTTCTGCAGATGCGCTCCGGCTTGCGCCATACCGAGGCTGGCGACCCGCCTTACGATTCGGCGGAAGTCCGGATGCTGTTCCTGGATGGGCGGGATGATATGGCCGACTGGGCCGAAGCGCAGCCACTGGAGGCCGAACCCGGTCGCCAGTTCGAATATTCCAGCAATACGACCGTAATCCTGGCCAAGATCGCCGCCAATGTTCTCACGCGGAGCGATGATCCCGACACGCGGCGGGAAGCCGTCGATACTTTCCTGAAGACGCGTCTGTTCGGGCCGCTCGGCATGGATTCCATGGTCGTGGAATATGACGCGGCAGGCACAATGATCGGCGGCAGCTTGATGCACGCTACCGCACGCGACTGGGCCAAATTCGGCGAATTCCTGCGCCATGGCGGCTCGGTACGCGGGTCGCAGCTGGTGCCGCGCAAATGGATGGACTTCATGCGCAGCCCCAGCCCACGCGCGCAATTCTACGGCGCGCAAACATGGCTCAACCGCGAATCGGGAATCGACCGTGACCCGGATAAACCGGATCGCGGGCCGGACACGCTGTTTTCCGCCATCGGTCATATGGGGCAGTATGTGATGGTATCGCCGCGCCAGAAACTGACGCTCGTGCGGCTGGGCCATTCCGGCCAGGACGTACGCTTCGCCATGGTGGACGAGCTGATGGATATCGTGGAGTTGTATCCGGAGCGCTGA
- a CDS encoding PhzF family phenazine biosynthesis protein, whose product MPKLPYTHVDAFADRPFAGNQAAVMPLDTWLPDDVLQAIGAENNFAETAFTVPDETGAADYELRWFTPTDEVAMCGHATLAAGHVLLAQSGGDRVTFRTRKAGVLEVQRADDGYALSLPVTLVEQRDNAALLSALGCEGTVYESISGAEATAIILVEDEAALRAIRPDMRALGGIDLMAICTAAGSDTDVVSRVFVPAWGVDEDSVTGSAHAALAPFWTERLGRREFTAHQASLRGGDLTCRLEGEGKDARAWLGGPCVTVVEGVFHLPD is encoded by the coding sequence ATGCCGAAGCTTCCCTATACCCACGTCGATGCGTTTGCGGACCGGCCGTTCGCGGGCAATCAGGCGGCGGTCATGCCGCTCGACACGTGGCTGCCGGACGATGTGTTGCAGGCGATCGGGGCGGAAAACAATTTCGCCGAAACCGCTTTCACCGTGCCGGACGAAACAGGCGCGGCGGATTACGAATTGCGCTGGTTCACGCCGACCGACGAAGTCGCGATGTGCGGCCACGCGACGCTGGCGGCGGGACATGTCCTGCTCGCCCAGAGTGGCGGCGACCGCGTCACCTTCCGCACGCGCAAGGCTGGTGTGCTGGAAGTGCAGCGCGCGGATGATGGCTATGCGCTGTCGCTGCCCGTGACACTGGTGGAACAGCGCGACAACGCTGCCTTGCTCAGCGCCCTCGGCTGCGAAGGCACGGTATATGAATCGATCAGTGGCGCGGAAGCCACGGCGATCATCCTGGTCGAGGACGAGGCGGCGCTGCGTGCAATCAGACCCGATATGCGGGCGCTGGGCGGCATCGATCTGATGGCGATCTGCACAGCGGCGGGCAGCGATACGGATGTTGTGAGCAGGGTGTTCGTACCTGCATGGGGTGTGGACGAGGATAGCGTGACAGGCTCCGCCCACGCCGCGCTCGCACCGTTCTGGACGGAGCGATTGGGTCGCCGCGAATTTACGGCTCACCAGGCCTCGCTACGCGGCGGCGATCTGACCTGCCGGCTCGAAGGTGAAGGCAAGGATGCGCGCGCCTGGCTTGGCGGTCCGTGCGTCACAGTGGTGGAAGGCGTATTTCACTTGCCGGATTAA
- a CDS encoding cation diffusion facilitator family transporter, whose translation MTERTPEEIRARLTHGAAYASIAVASMLLVLKLWATWRTGSTAMLGSLADTGLDLVASIGTLIGVWVAAQPADREHRFGHGKAEAIAAMAQVMLIGLSAAGIAFRAVTVLVEGGRTQAAGDGIAVSAFAILATFGLIAWQSYVIKRTGSVAIKTDHLHYQSDLLLNLAVIAALVLDQFAGLGLADPLFGLAIALWLAWNAWQAGLEAVDHLMDREWADDKRLAFVEAAAKHPELNNLHDLRTRTSGARDFVQFHVDMPAAMSVGEAHDIIDRVEEDLCRQFPGTELIVHIDPAGHVDEPGNPLVEEDEFAKLSDTGEPVHETPDKDI comes from the coding sequence ATGACCGAACGCACCCCTGAAGAAATTCGCGCACGGCTGACCCACGGTGCTGCCTATGCATCCATCGCGGTGGCGAGCATGCTGCTGGTGCTGAAGCTGTGGGCAACGTGGCGCACCGGCTCCACCGCGATGCTCGGCAGTCTTGCGGATACCGGGTTGGACCTCGTTGCCAGTATCGGCACATTGATCGGCGTGTGGGTGGCCGCGCAACCGGCGGATCGCGAACATCGTTTCGGCCATGGCAAGGCGGAAGCGATCGCCGCCATGGCGCAGGTCATGCTGATCGGACTGTCGGCCGCCGGAATTGCCTTCCGCGCAGTCACGGTGCTGGTGGAAGGCGGGCGTACGCAAGCGGCGGGCGATGGTATCGCTGTATCCGCCTTCGCCATCCTGGCGACATTCGGCCTGATTGCCTGGCAGTCCTACGTCATAAAACGCACAGGTTCGGTAGCCATCAAGACCGACCATCTGCACTATCAGTCGGATTTGCTGCTCAATCTGGCCGTCATAGCAGCGCTGGTGCTGGACCAGTTTGCAGGGCTTGGCCTAGCCGATCCGCTGTTTGGGCTGGCGATTGCCTTGTGGCTGGCATGGAATGCTTGGCAGGCGGGGCTGGAAGCGGTCGATCACCTGATGGACCGCGAATGGGCCGACGACAAACGCCTCGCCTTCGTGGAAGCGGCGGCGAAGCACCCCGAACTCAACAATTTGCACGATCTGCGCACCAGGACATCCGGCGCGCGCGATTTCGTGCAATTCCATGTCGATATGCCCGCCGCGATGAGCGTGGGCGAAGCGCATGACATCATCGACCGGGTCGAGGAGGACCTCTGCCGCCAGTTTCCCGGCACCGAACTGATCGTGCATATCGACCCCGCAGGCCATGTGGACGAGCCGGGCAATCCGCTGGTCGAGGAAGATGAATTTGCCAAGCTCTCCGATACAGGGGAGCCGGTGCACGAGACGCCTGACAAGGATATTTGA
- the pdxH gene encoding pyridoxamine 5'-phosphate oxidase, whose protein sequence is MDRAPTDTDCISDIPRSDPFALFDEWFGRAQESEPNDPNAMALATATTDGLPSVRMVLLKGHGPHEALGGGFTFFTNASSRKGGEIRANRQASLLFHWKSLRRQIRIEGPLAEVSAARADDYFHSRPRDSQIGSAASDQSRPLDRRQDYLDRCEAIAAEFPEGDIPRPPHWTGFTMTPVRIEFWLDRPGRLHDRRLFTRLGEDAGGGWEDTLLYP, encoded by the coding sequence ATGGACCGCGCCCCAACCGATACCGATTGCATCAGCGATATCCCGCGCAGCGACCCGTTCGCATTGTTCGATGAATGGTTCGGCAGGGCGCAGGAGAGCGAACCGAACGATCCCAATGCGATGGCGCTCGCCACCGCGACCACAGACGGTTTGCCGTCGGTGCGCATGGTTTTGTTGAAGGGCCACGGCCCGCACGAGGCGCTAGGCGGCGGTTTCACATTCTTCACCAATGCATCCAGCCGCAAGGGCGGTGAAATACGCGCCAATAGACAGGCATCCTTGCTGTTCCATTGGAAAAGCCTGCGCCGCCAGATCCGCATCGAAGGCCCGCTTGCCGAAGTAAGTGCCGCGCGCGCCGACGATTACTTTCATTCACGGCCGCGCGATTCGCAGATTGGCTCGGCAGCATCGGACCAGTCGCGTCCGCTCGACCGGCGGCAGGATTACCTTGATCGGTGCGAGGCGATTGCGGCGGAATTTCCCGAAGGCGATATTCCGCGTCCGCCGCATTGGACCGGTTTCACTATGACGCCTGTGCGGATCGAATTCTGGCTCGATCGCCCGGGCCGCCTGCACGACCGCCGCTTGTTCACCCGGCTTGGTGAGGATGCCGGCGGCGGCTGGGAAGATACGCTGCTGTACCCATGA
- a CDS encoding DnaJ C-terminal domain-containing protein — MADPYTILGVPRTATEKDIKSAYRTLAKELHPDRNKDNPKASERFSTVTNAYDLLSDADKRAQFDRGEIDGDGNPTHPFAGMGGGGGGGFGGGMGGGRGGFRPEDFQRGGGQTADLGDIFEGLFGGAGGARRGAASGGFGGGMGGGRQAPPRKGADIQYRLRVPFTDAATLAKQRITLSDGKTIDLSLPKGVEDGTQMRLKDKGEQGPGGAGDGLVIIQIDPHAFFVRDGDDVRIDLPVTLDEALAGAKVKVPTVDGPVMLTIKPGTSGGTTMRLKGKGFTRKDGKRGDQLLTIEIALPDDTAELAKRLEGWQDTSNPRSEMGV, encoded by the coding sequence ATGGCCGATCCCTATACCATTCTTGGTGTGCCGCGCACGGCAACCGAAAAAGACATCAAAAGCGCCTATCGCACATTGGCGAAAGAGCTTCATCCGGACCGGAACAAGGACAATCCCAAGGCGTCGGAACGGTTCTCCACGGTGACCAATGCCTACGATCTCCTGTCCGACGCGGACAAGCGCGCCCAGTTCGATCGCGGCGAAATCGACGGCGACGGCAACCCGACCCACCCGTTTGCGGGGATGGGCGGCGGAGGTGGCGGCGGTTTCGGTGGCGGTATGGGCGGGGGACGCGGCGGCTTCCGGCCCGAGGATTTTCAGCGAGGCGGCGGTCAGACAGCCGATCTGGGCGACATTTTCGAAGGACTGTTCGGTGGCGCCGGCGGCGCGCGACGCGGCGCGGCGAGTGGCGGCTTCGGTGGGGGTATGGGCGGCGGTCGGCAGGCCCCACCGCGCAAGGGAGCCGACATCCAGTACCGCCTGCGCGTACCGTTCACCGACGCTGCAACGCTGGCAAAACAGCGCATCACTTTGTCCGACGGCAAGACCATCGATCTCAGCCTTCCCAAGGGGGTAGAAGACGGCACCCAGATGCGGCTCAAGGACAAGGGCGAGCAGGGTCCGGGCGGCGCTGGCGACGGGCTGGTTATCATACAGATCGACCCCCATGCCTTCTTCGTGCGCGATGGGGACGATGTGAGAATTGACCTGCCTGTCACGCTGGACGAGGCACTGGCCGGCGCAAAGGTCAAGGTGCCGACAGTGGATGGTCCGGTCATGCTGACGATCAAGCCGGGCACATCGGGCGGCACCACGATGCGGCTGAAAGGCAAGGGCTTTACCCGCAAGGATGGCAAGCGCGGTGACCAGTTGCTCACGATCGAGATCGCCCTGCCCGATGATACGGCGGAACTGGCCAAACGGTTGGAAGGTTGGCAGGATACATCCAATCCGCGCAGCGAGATGGGCGTATAA
- a CDS encoding YihY/virulence factor BrkB family protein, with amino-acid sequence MENAVPDPDQRTVQRLTPEDRRLEATHLRTKLKRRVIKRVGPGTRVWNVVKRVAVGAYNDGFIHAGNLAYMAMLAIFPFFITGAALFSLFGEEADRAAAIDAILFALPPVVGNVIEPVARGVVEARSGWLLWAGGAFGLWTVSSLIETIRDILRRAYGTQATLAFWRYRLLSAGMIIFAVVLLMTSLILQVLIGTATEVISAYVPQLIDVIGKLQLTRIIPAFGLFGSIYLLFYTLTPHSYRTSRYPKWPGALLVTVWWVTVTLALPPVLRMMFSYNLTYGSLAGMMIALFFFWLVGLGVVVGAELNAALAETPEEEEAFGAADDTADNSLVAEEQEHLA; translated from the coding sequence ATGGAAAACGCGGTACCCGACCCTGACCAGCGCACCGTCCAACGTCTGACACCGGAAGACCGTCGCCTCGAAGCGACGCATTTGCGTACGAAGCTGAAACGCCGCGTCATCAAGCGTGTCGGCCCAGGGACGCGCGTCTGGAACGTGGTAAAGCGCGTGGCCGTCGGTGCCTATAATGACGGCTTCATCCACGCCGGAAACCTTGCCTACATGGCGATGCTGGCGATCTTCCCCTTCTTCATTACCGGTGCCGCGCTGTTCAGCCTGTTTGGCGAGGAGGCGGACCGCGCCGCCGCCATCGATGCCATCCTGTTCGCCTTGCCCCCCGTGGTGGGTAATGTGATCGAACCTGTCGCGCGCGGCGTGGTAGAAGCGCGCAGTGGATGGCTGTTATGGGCAGGCGGTGCCTTCGGGTTGTGGACCGTATCCAGCCTGATCGAAACCATTCGCGACATCCTGCGCCGCGCCTATGGCACGCAGGCCACCCTGGCCTTCTGGCGGTACCGGCTGCTTAGTGCGGGCATGATCATTTTTGCCGTCGTGCTGTTGATGACGTCGCTGATCCTGCAGGTCCTGATCGGTACGGCCACCGAAGTGATTTCGGCCTATGTCCCGCAGTTGATCGATGTAATCGGGAAGCTACAACTCACCCGCATCATCCCCGCCTTCGGCCTGTTCGGTTCGATTTACCTGCTGTTCTACACCCTCACTCCGCATAGTTATCGCACCAGCCGTTATCCCAAATGGCCTGGTGCCTTGCTGGTGACGGTCTGGTGGGTGACGGTCACGCTGGCCCTGCCGCCGGTGCTACGGATGATGTTCAGCTACAATCTCACCTACGGCAGCCTGGCGGGCATGATGATCGCGCTGTTCTTTTTCTGGTTGGTCGGGCTTGGCGTCGTGGTAGGTGCCGAACTGAACGCAGCGTTGGCGGAAACGCCCGAAGAAGAAGAAGCCTTCGGTGCGGCGGACGATACGGCGGACAACAGCTTGGTCGCCGAAGAACAGGAGCATTTGGCATGA
- the fabI gene encoding enoyl-ACP reductase FabI gives MSGLMAGKKGLIMGLANDKSLAWGIAQQLGAHGAELAFSYQGDKLEKRVRPLAAKLGSDFLIDCDVSDMAQLDAAFAKIEERWGTLDFLVHAIGFSDKDELRGKYVDTSLDNFLMTMNISAYSLVAVTKRAAALMPEQVVAEDGTRSGGGSIVTLTYYGAEKVIPHYNVMGVAKAALETSVQYLANDLGPRGIRVNALSAGPIKTLAASGIGDFRYILKWNELNAPLRRNVTIDDVGGAGLYLLSDLASGVTGETHHVDAGYHVVGMKQEDAPDIALDT, from the coding sequence ATGAGCGGTTTGATGGCAGGCAAAAAGGGGCTCATCATGGGTCTCGCCAACGATAAATCGCTTGCCTGGGGTATCGCGCAACAGCTTGGCGCGCATGGTGCGGAGCTGGCGTTCTCCTATCAGGGGGACAAGCTGGAGAAGCGTGTCCGGCCGCTCGCGGCGAAGCTGGGTAGCGACTTCCTGATCGACTGCGATGTGTCCGACATGGCGCAGCTCGATGCGGCCTTCGCGAAGATCGAGGAACGCTGGGGCACGCTCGACTTTCTGGTCCACGCCATCGGCTTTTCCGACAAGGACGAACTGCGCGGCAAATATGTCGATACCAGCCTCGACAATTTCCTGATGACGATGAACATTTCCGCCTATTCGCTGGTCGCCGTTACCAAGCGTGCTGCGGCCCTGATGCCGGAACAGGTCGTGGCGGAGGATGGCACGCGCAGCGGCGGCGGCTCCATCGTGACGCTGACCTATTACGGCGCGGAAAAGGTCATTCCGCATTACAATGTGATGGGCGTTGCCAAGGCAGCATTGGAAACCAGCGTGCAATATCTCGCCAACGATCTGGGCCCGCGCGGTATCCGGGTCAACGCGCTCTCCGCCGGGCCGATCAAGACGCTGGCGGCCAGCGGAATCGGCGATTTCCGCTACATCCTGAAGTGGAACGAACTGAATGCACCGCTACGCCGGAACGTCACGATCGACGACGTCGGCGGCGCGGGGTTGTATCTGCTGAGCGACCTTGCATCGGGCGTGACGGGCGAAACCCACCATGTCGATGCGGGCTATCATGTGGTTGGCATGAAACAGGAAGACGCGCCGGATATCGCGCTCGACACCTGA
- a CDS encoding nucleolar 14 family protein produces the protein MYRSFNAAILAASALFAIPAAAQDEAGDSVNMVIVYGDDACPPSTGGEIVVCARQSESERFRIPEALRLSDDPANAAWAKRVESLEAIGDFGTLSCSPTGAGGFTGCTQKLIDAAYGEKRTDSSVRFGEIIAAARADRLSTIDEDAAEQQRRVEELENAYLRRLEAERDAELPDAVVDPSPPPIVGTDNSLPNAEPSKPGPFDDGDEEQRAVGDNAPAVSAGID, from the coding sequence ATGTATCGCTCTTTCAATGCCGCTATCCTCGCCGCTTCGGCGCTGTTCGCCATACCCGCCGCCGCGCAGGACGAAGCCGGCGATTCGGTAAACATGGTTATTGTCTACGGCGACGATGCGTGCCCGCCTTCCACCGGCGGCGAGATCGTGGTGTGCGCACGGCAGAGCGAAAGCGAACGGTTCCGGATTCCCGAGGCGCTCCGTCTGAGCGACGATCCGGCCAACGCAGCCTGGGCCAAGCGGGTCGAAAGCCTCGAAGCCATCGGCGACTTCGGGACGTTGTCCTGTTCGCCAACGGGCGCGGGCGGCTTTACCGGCTGCACGCAGAAACTGATCGATGCCGCCTATGGCGAGAAGCGCACCGACAGCTCCGTCCGCTTTGGCGAGATCATCGCGGCGGCCCGCGCCGACCGGCTTTCCACGATCGATGAAGACGCCGCCGAACAACAGCGCCGGGTCGAGGAGCTGGAAAACGCCTACCTACGCCGGTTGGAAGCGGAACGCGATGCCGAGCTGCCCGACGCGGTGGTCGATCCCAGTCCGCCGCCGATCGTCGGCACCGATAACAGCCTGCCGAATGCCGAGCCGTCCAAGCCCGGTCCGTTCGACGACGGTGACGAGGAACAGCGCGCGGTTGGCGACAACGCGCCTGCGGTTTCCGCCGGAATCGACTAA
- a CDS encoding demethoxyubiquinone hydroxylase family protein: MTDTATATSGRDARNKRMIRVDQAGEFGATRIYEGQLAVMGNRGPHSAEIEAMAAQEATHRKEFDALMARRGVRPTALQPVWSAAGYGLGAVTALMGPEAAMACTAAVETEIDRHYSDQLDELEANGSDPELAEMIERFREDEREHLDTAMTSGAEKAAGYPLLSGAIRLGCRFAIKLSQRV, translated from the coding sequence ATGACTGATACAGCCACTGCGACAAGCGGGCGCGATGCCCGCAACAAGCGGATGATCCGCGTCGATCAGGCCGGTGAGTTCGGCGCCACCCGGATTTACGAAGGCCAGCTTGCCGTGATGGGCAATCGCGGCCCGCATTCGGCAGAGATCGAGGCCATGGCCGCACAGGAGGCGACCCACCGCAAGGAATTCGACGCGCTGATGGCGCGGCGCGGCGTGCGGCCAACGGCGTTGCAGCCTGTATGGTCCGCTGCTGGCTACGGCTTGGGTGCGGTGACCGCCCTCATGGGGCCGGAAGCGGCGATGGCCTGCACTGCAGCTGTCGAAACCGAGATAGACCGCCATTATTCCGATCAGCTGGACGAGCTGGAAGCCAATGGCTCCGATCCCGAACTTGCCGAAATGATCGAACGCTTCCGCGAGGATGAACGCGAACATCTCGACACCGCGATGACCTCCGGCGCGGAAAAGGCAGCCGGTTACCCGCTGCTGTCCGGAGCGATCCGGCTGGGCTGCCGCTTTGCCATCAAGCTTTCGCAGCGTGTCTGA
- a CDS encoding disulfide bond formation protein B codes for MPTKSAKRLRAAHVAALAVPAVLLAGAYASEWVLGLYPCEMCWWQRWPHFVALAFGLIAWVAPVRRLWVALAGVAILVSGLIGGFHAGVEYGWWEGLTACANTVTAGGDGGSALDAVWDAPMIRCDKAPWALLGISLAGWNFLISTLTGLGIVTLLLLRGKFGLDD; via the coding sequence ATGCCCACCAAGAGCGCCAAACGCCTTCGCGCTGCGCACGTGGCTGCACTGGCCGTTCCGGCGGTCCTGCTGGCCGGGGCCTATGCCAGCGAGTGGGTGCTCGGCCTCTACCCATGCGAAATGTGCTGGTGGCAACGCTGGCCGCATTTCGTGGCGCTGGCGTTCGGACTGATCGCCTGGGTGGCACCCGTAAGGCGGTTATGGGTCGCGCTGGCCGGGGTTGCGATCCTCGTGTCGGGGTTGATCGGCGGCTTTCATGCCGGTGTCGAATATGGCTGGTGGGAAGGCCTGACCGCCTGCGCCAACACGGTTACAGCTGGCGGCGATGGCGGAAGCGCTCTCGATGCGGTATGGGATGCGCCGATGATCCGGTGCGACAAGGCGCCATGGGCGCTGCTGGGCATCAGCCTGGCGGGCTGGAATTTCCTGATTTCGACCCTGACCGGGCTGGGTATCGTGACGTTGTTGTTATTGCGCGGAAAGTTTGGACTCGATGACTGA
- a CDS encoding S41 family peptidase translates to MKTSLKFGPLIRSAALVTAVAMIPASTIAFAQVDGRAGPEFARLFAIYQRVKASYVEPVDDEKLIRGAIDGMLASLDPHSAYLDGTDLQRLETMIDGNYSGLGLSVVMEDRAVKIISPFKGSPADKAGIKAGDFITHLDGALIYGVDLDEAVNRMRGAAGTDIRLTIFRAGRDEPFDVTVTRGVIELEPVTHELKDGNIGYISVNEFSRDVGADVFAAWDAMSKEASQKPGGAMNGLVLDMRRNPGGSLDEAVALSDLFLSEGRIVSQRGRARGETALYDAETMFRGEIANGVPIVVLIDAGSASASEIVAGALQDHRRAVVMGERSFGKGSVQTLLPVGNDAALKLTTARYFTPSGHSVQEGGIKPDITVPQLSDPDLAKRAQFQMRESDLRGHLVNELKLEDEALTKDSAPDPRFTQTAEELEEQGIEDYQLHYALKTLRKTSSTNRTKRK, encoded by the coding sequence ATGAAAACGTCGCTGAAATTCGGGCCGCTTATCCGCTCTGCCGCGCTGGTCACCGCCGTGGCGATGATACCCGCTTCGACCATTGCCTTCGCACAGGTCGATGGCCGCGCCGGTCCAGAATTTGCGCGACTGTTCGCGATCTACCAGCGGGTGAAGGCAAGTTATGTCGAACCGGTGGACGACGAAAAGCTGATCCGAGGTGCGATCGACGGGATGTTGGCCAGCCTCGACCCGCATAGCGCCTATCTCGACGGGACCGACCTGCAGCGGCTGGAAACCATGATCGATGGCAATTATTCGGGTCTCGGCCTGTCGGTCGTGATGGAGGATCGCGCGGTCAAGATCATCTCGCCGTTCAAGGGCAGCCCGGCGGACAAGGCCGGAATCAAGGCGGGCGATTTCATCACCCATCTCGATGGTGCGCTGATTTATGGTGTCGACCTCGATGAGGCGGTCAATCGGATGCGCGGTGCGGCGGGTACGGATATTCGCCTCACGATCTTCCGTGCGGGCCGTGACGAGCCGTTCGACGTAACGGTGACGCGCGGCGTGATCGAGCTGGAGCCGGTGACGCATGAATTGAAGGACGGCAATATCGGCTATATCTCGGTGAACGAGTTCAGCCGCGATGTCGGCGCGGACGTGTTTGCCGCCTGGGATGCGATGAGCAAGGAAGCCAGCCAAAAACCGGGTGGCGCGATGAACGGACTGGTGCTCGATATGCGCCGTAATCCGGGCGGTTCGCTGGACGAGGCGGTGGCCCTGTCCGACCTGTTCCTGTCCGAAGGTCGCATTGTCAGCCAACGCGGCCGCGCACGCGGCGAAACGGCGTTGTACGACGCCGAAACCATGTTCCGCGGCGAAATCGCCAATGGCGTACCGATCGTGGTACTGATCGATGCGGGCTCTGCCTCTGCCAGCGAAATTGTGGCGGGCGCGCTGCAGGACCATCGCCGCGCGGTGGTCATGGGCGAACGCAGTTTCGGCAAGGGCAGCGTCCAGACCCTGCTGCCGGTCGGCAACGATGCGGCGCTGAAGCTCACGACGGCGCGCTATTTCACGCCGTCGGGCCATTCCGTGCAGGAAGGCGGCATCAAGCCTGATATCACCGTGCCGCAGCTGTCCGATCCGGACCTGGCCAAGCGCGCCCAGTTCCAGATGCGCGAAAGCGATCTGCGCGGTCACCTCGTCAACGAACTCAAGCTTGAAGACGAAGCGCTGACCAAGGACAGCGCCCCCGATCCGCGCTTCACCCAGACGGCGGAGGAACTGGAAGAACAGGGGATCGAGGATTACCAGCTGCATTACGCACTGAAAACGCTGCGCAAGACCTCGTCCACCAACCGGACCAAACGGAAATAG
- a CDS encoding GDP-mannose 4,6-dehydratase, producing the protein MRVLVTGVAGFIGAAVADALLARGDAVIGLDNLNPYYEVALKEARLARVAGNAPSGAFAFKRADFSDEAALADALEGEDFDRIVHLGAQAGVRYSLDNPMAYARSNLVGHLALLETARHRQLPHMVYASSSSVYGANRKTPFATEDRTDRPMSLYAATKKADELMSETYAHLYRLPLTGLRFFTVYGPWGRPDMALWRFAERIFAGEPIPVYNGGEMSRDFTYIDDIVAGVLACLDKPPEDNEQEKPGGSIAPHTIYNIGNNNPEQLMTMISALESAIGKKAQIDYLAMQPGDVPTTYADISAIARNVGYAPTTSIAEGIPAFVNWFREYRGL; encoded by the coding sequence ATGCGGGTTTTGGTAACGGGCGTAGCAGGCTTCATCGGGGCGGCAGTGGCGGATGCGTTGCTGGCACGCGGCGATGCGGTGATCGGCCTCGACAATCTGAACCCCTATTACGAGGTGGCGCTGAAGGAAGCGCGGTTGGCCCGCGTGGCAGGCAATGCACCGAGCGGCGCGTTCGCTTTCAAGCGCGCGGACTTCTCCGACGAGGCGGCGTTGGCAGATGCGCTGGAAGGGGAAGATTTCGACCGCATCGTGCATCTGGGCGCGCAAGCGGGCGTCCGGTATTCGCTCGACAATCCGATGGCCTATGCGCGCTCCAACCTGGTGGGGCACCTGGCGCTCCTTGAAACGGCGCGGCACCGGCAATTGCCGCATATGGTCTATGCATCCTCCAGCAGTGTTTACGGCGCGAACCGCAAGACACCGTTTGCGACAGAGGACCGGACGGACCGGCCGATGTCGCTTTATGCCGCCACGAAAAAGGCGGACGAATTAATGAGCGAGACATACGCGCATCTTTATCGTCTACCCTTGACCGGATTGCGGTTTTTCACGGTTTACGGACCTTGGGGGCGCCCCGACATGGCGCTCTGGCGGTTCGCGGAACGCATTTTCGCAGGAGAACCCATCCCGGTTTACAATGGCGGCGAGATGAGCCGGGACTTCACCTATATCGACGACATCGTCGCAGGGGTGCTGGCCTGCCTCGACAAACCGCCCGAGGATAACGAGCAGGAGAAACCCGGCGGCAGCATCGCCCCGCATACAATATACAATATCGGCAACAACAATCCCGAACAGCTGATGACCATGATTTCGGCACTGGAAAGCGCCATCGGGAAGAAGGCGCAAATCGATTACCTGGCGATGCAACCGGGCGATGTGCCGACGACTTACGCCGATATCAGCGCGATAGCCCGGAATGTGGGTTATGCGCCCACGACAAGCATCGCCGAAGGCATTCCCGCCTTCGTTAACTGGTTTCGGGAATATCGCGGCCTGTGA